One stretch of Oceanipulchritudo coccoides DNA includes these proteins:
- a CDS encoding right-handed parallel beta-helix repeat-containing protein, producing the protein MKRFLIFRRAGAGVFLLSACAAGATVTGLEAIAAPGGSIFLRWEDVTDSETGFLVERKSGDGAFETVITTPPDNTAYTDTGLLPDTAYTYRVQALVTGDPQASEVSATTLSQWSVPKAEPAMTFTGSDSYSFGFQGGGATYTVEESSDLDTWSPTGSPVYLEESESFELSKSLSAGNRFFRVSTRAYERPTTIGLSEPFQTPPEPDGEVWDVTQFGASPSNISPTNDDAVGIKVAISVAQPGDIIFIPAGTYTLRQELQIPTGLTLRGAGKDQTILVTEGINRAVYVGPRANNIRIEDFAITYLGSTEELAFGVYVGSSRTGLNSYRILIDNLRIEKFSIHGVSLRDSNHVLVQNCEILNATNLGGGGRGYGIALNYPTNNNNWIRHNTIGPVIRHAILVQYFSHNNLIEHNLAVDNSEDAYDLHGEDEYANELRYNTASGGDRDGFGVGNTGSTHDRSGPNNWIHHNTVENAAVSGIEVIQGSDVVYIDENTFSGCRYGIRVHDIGGDHIYIRGNTVQDNNTGISVTSSRWVWMLDNRIEDNTSYGVEIFNDVDDLVDQGNIFSGNAVDYRP; encoded by the coding sequence ATGAAACGTTTCCTGATTTTCCGCCGGGCGGGTGCGGGAGTATTCCTGCTATCCGCTTGTGCGGCGGGGGCCACTGTTACCGGGTTGGAGGCGATCGCTGCTCCAGGTGGCAGCATTTTCCTTCGCTGGGAAGATGTCACCGACAGTGAAACCGGTTTCCTTGTGGAGCGTAAGTCCGGGGACGGAGCTTTCGAGACAGTGATCACCACGCCACCGGACAATACGGCTTACACGGATACCGGCCTCCTTCCCGACACCGCTTACACGTATCGCGTCCAGGCGCTTGTCACGGGCGATCCCCAAGCGAGTGAAGTTTCTGCTACAACCCTATCCCAATGGAGTGTTCCCAAGGCGGAGCCGGCAATGACATTCACAGGCTCCGATTCCTACTCATTTGGATTCCAAGGTGGTGGTGCGACCTACACGGTGGAGGAATCTTCTGATCTGGATACGTGGTCGCCGACCGGTTCTCCGGTCTACCTTGAAGAGTCAGAAAGCTTTGAACTCAGTAAATCCCTGAGCGCGGGTAACCGGTTTTTCCGCGTGAGTACGCGAGCTTACGAGCGTCCGACAACGATCGGACTATCAGAGCCCTTTCAAACACCTCCGGAACCGGATGGCGAAGTGTGGGATGTCACGCAATTCGGTGCCTCGCCAAGCAACATCTCGCCGACCAACGACGACGCCGTCGGGATCAAGGTCGCCATCAGCGTGGCACAACCGGGCGACATCATCTTCATTCCCGCAGGAACCTACACCCTCCGGCAGGAGCTGCAGATTCCCACCGGGCTGACGCTGCGCGGTGCGGGCAAGGACCAGACGATCCTTGTCACGGAAGGGATCAACCGGGCGGTATACGTTGGTCCTCGTGCCAACAACATTCGCATCGAGGACTTTGCCATCACGTATTTGGGATCGACTGAAGAGCTCGCGTTCGGGGTCTATGTTGGCAGTTCACGAACTGGCCTGAACAGCTACCGCATCCTCATTGACAACCTGCGGATCGAGAAATTCTCCATCCACGGAGTCTCCCTGCGTGATAGCAACCACGTGCTTGTCCAGAATTGTGAGATCCTCAACGCCACAAATCTGGGCGGCGGGGGCCGTGGTTATGGGATCGCCCTCAATTATCCGACAAACAACAATAATTGGATCCGGCACAACACGATCGGACCCGTGATCCGGCACGCCATCCTGGTTCAGTACTTTTCCCATAACAACTTGATTGAGCACAACCTCGCGGTGGACAACTCCGAGGATGCCTACGACCTCCACGGGGAGGACGAATATGCCAACGAGTTACGGTACAACACCGCATCAGGGGGAGACCGCGACGGATTTGGTGTCGGGAACACTGGTTCTACACACGATCGCAGCGGCCCGAATAACTGGATCCATCACAATACCGTCGAGAATGCAGCTGTCTCAGGCATAGAAGTGATCCAGGGCTCCGATGTGGTTTACATTGACGAGAACACTTTCTCCGGATGCCGCTACGGAATCCGTGTGCATGACATCGGCGGCGATCACATCTACATCCGGGGAAATACCGTTCAGGACAATAATACCGGCATTTCCGTGACGAGTTCCCGTTGGGTCTGGATGCTCGACAACCGTATTGAGGATAATACGTCCTATGGAGTTGAAATTTTCAATGATGTGGACGACCTCGTCGACCAGGGAAATATTTTCTCCGGGAATGCCGTGGATTACCGGCCCTGA
- a CDS encoding CTP synthase yields the protein MADKKRIKHIFVTGGVVSSLGKGLTAAALGALLEQRGLKIKLQKFDPYLNVDPGTMNPFQHGEVYVLDDGSETDLDLGHYERFTSGNLSYDNNLTSGQIYDTILKKERRGDFLGQTIQVIPHVTNEIQSRFEANAVDEDIIITEIGGTVGDIEGLPFLEAMRQFSLERDAGEVMFLHVTLLPYLNAAGELKTKPTQQSVARLREIGIMPDALVCRTEKTMGRDLRQKLSLFCNVRESAVIEEKDVETSIYEVPLMLENEGLDKLVLKFFGLDHLPQLENGWDKVVRILRYPKHRVDVAVVGKYIELQDAYKSVYESLVHGGIANDCAVEIHRLDSEKLEESGNYEALHGVDAILVPGGFGSRGIEGKIEAVRIARESGIPYFGLCLGMQVAVIEFARNVAGLEGAHSSEFNEKTPFPVIDLMPEQKGVTDKGATMRLGAYPCKLKDGTISAKAYKEDLISERHRHRFEFNNDYQEQLESAGLVIAGMNPDRNLVEIVENPEHPWFVGVQFHPEFQSKPRKAHPLFADFIAAALSRQNT from the coding sequence ATGGCTGATAAAAAACGCATTAAACACATTTTTGTAACAGGAGGCGTTGTCTCCTCCTTAGGCAAGGGCCTGACCGCCGCCGCCCTTGGGGCGCTGCTTGAGCAGAGAGGCCTGAAGATCAAGCTGCAGAAGTTTGATCCCTATCTGAACGTCGATCCCGGGACGATGAACCCGTTCCAACACGGCGAGGTGTATGTGCTCGATGACGGCTCCGAGACGGACCTCGATCTCGGGCACTACGAACGCTTCACCAGCGGCAATCTCAGCTATGACAACAACCTGACTTCCGGCCAGATCTACGATACCATCCTGAAGAAAGAGCGGCGGGGCGATTTTCTTGGCCAGACCATCCAGGTCATTCCTCACGTCACCAACGAGATCCAGTCCCGCTTTGAGGCGAATGCCGTCGACGAGGACATTATTATCACCGAGATCGGGGGGACTGTGGGCGACATCGAAGGCTTGCCCTTCCTTGAGGCAATGCGCCAGTTCAGCCTGGAGCGTGATGCCGGCGAAGTGATGTTTCTCCATGTGACATTGCTTCCGTATTTGAATGCAGCCGGTGAGCTCAAGACCAAGCCGACCCAGCAGAGCGTGGCCCGCTTGCGTGAAATCGGAATCATGCCGGACGCGCTTGTCTGCCGGACGGAAAAGACCATGGGTCGTGACCTTCGCCAGAAGCTGAGCCTTTTTTGTAATGTGCGCGAATCCGCGGTCATTGAGGAAAAGGATGTTGAGACCTCCATCTATGAGGTGCCTCTGATGCTTGAGAACGAAGGACTGGACAAGCTCGTCCTCAAGTTTTTCGGCCTTGATCACCTTCCACAGTTGGAAAACGGCTGGGACAAAGTTGTGCGCATCCTGCGCTATCCAAAACATCGCGTCGACGTGGCGGTCGTCGGGAAGTATATTGAGCTGCAGGATGCCTACAAAAGCGTCTATGAAAGCCTCGTCCACGGAGGCATCGCCAACGATTGTGCGGTTGAGATCCATCGGCTGGATTCCGAGAAGCTTGAAGAGTCGGGCAATTACGAAGCCTTGCACGGTGTTGATGCCATCCTTGTTCCCGGCGGTTTTGGGTCCCGTGGCATTGAAGGCAAAATTGAGGCGGTCCGGATCGCCCGTGAGAGTGGCATTCCCTATTTTGGATTGTGCCTCGGGATGCAGGTGGCGGTGATTGAATTTGCCCGAAATGTGGCTGGCCTTGAAGGAGCCCATAGTTCGGAATTCAATGAAAAGACCCCGTTCCCGGTCATCGACCTGATGCCGGAGCAAAAAGGCGTCACAGACAAGGGGGCAACCATGCGCCTCGGTGCCTATCCCTGCAAATTGAAGGACGGGACGATCAGCGCCAAGGCTTACAAGGAAGACTTGATCAGTGAACGGCACCGACACCGTTTTGAATTCAACAACGATTACCAGGAGCAACTCGAGTCGGCTGGCCTTGTCATTGCGGGGATGAATCCCGACCGCAACCTCGTCGAAATAGTCGAGAATCCCGAACATCCCTGGTTTGTCGGGGTACAATTCCATCCGGAATTCCAGAGCAAGCCACGCAAGGCGCATCCGCTCTTTGCCGACTTTATCGCCGCCGCACTTTCACGTCAGAATACTTGA
- the kdsA gene encoding 3-deoxy-8-phosphooctulonate synthase, with translation MFQRNPDKFLLIAGPCALESHELCRTVASLLREIWSAHEEIEVVFKGSFDKANRTSLDSPRGPGLEKGLEILKMIQEEFALPILTDVHTEAQATEAGKIVDILQIPAFLCRQTDLLVAAARTGAIVNVKKGQFLSPQEMRYVVNKLEGSDAREIWLTERGTTFGYQNLVVDMRNFDILKTYGHPVIFDATHSVQMPGAGDGTTSGKREFVPPLSRAAVAAGADGLFVETHPDPDQAISDGPNQIPLNQLAAVVEPVIAIWKTLRGL, from the coding sequence ATGTTCCAGAGAAACCCAGATAAGTTCCTCCTGATCGCCGGGCCCTGTGCCCTCGAATCCCATGAACTTTGCCGTACCGTGGCATCCCTTCTCCGCGAGATATGGTCTGCCCACGAGGAGATTGAAGTGGTTTTCAAGGGATCATTCGACAAGGCCAACCGGACATCCCTCGATTCCCCGCGCGGCCCCGGTCTCGAAAAGGGCCTTGAGATATTGAAGATGATCCAGGAGGAGTTCGCCCTTCCGATCCTGACGGATGTTCACACGGAAGCCCAGGCTACCGAGGCCGGGAAGATTGTGGATATCCTCCAGATCCCCGCCTTTCTGTGCCGCCAGACGGACTTGCTCGTCGCGGCAGCCCGCACCGGAGCCATCGTCAACGTGAAGAAGGGACAATTCCTGAGCCCTCAGGAAATGCGCTATGTCGTGAACAAACTGGAGGGATCGGATGCCCGTGAAATCTGGCTCACCGAACGCGGGACGACTTTTGGCTACCAGAACCTTGTCGTCGATATGCGCAATTTCGACATTCTCAAAACCTACGGCCATCCAGTCATCTTTGATGCCACGCACAGTGTGCAAATGCCGGGAGCCGGTGACGGCACAACCTCCGGCAAGCGGGAATTTGTCCCACCGCTCTCACGCGCCGCTGTTGCCGCTGGAGCGGACGGCTTGTTTGTCGAGACGCATCCGGATCCGGATCAAGCGATTTCCGATGGCCCGAATCAGATACCGCTCAACCAACTGGCTGCTGTCGTCGAGCCCGTCATAGCCATCTGGAAGACCCTCCGCGGTCTTTAG